A window of the Desulforapulum autotrophicum HRM2 genome harbors these coding sequences:
- a CDS encoding DUF1858 domain-containing protein: MESFSIKDITVKELIERYPKLVKLFMDLGLLCIGCPAEAFHTVEDIAKEYGCDLNTLVHEINRFIQDEDAVIN; encoded by the coding sequence TTGGAATCATTTTCCATCAAGGACATCACTGTCAAGGAGCTGATCGAACGGTATCCGAAGCTTGTTAAATTATTCATGGACCTGGGACTGCTCTGCATCGGATGCCCGGCAGAGGCCTTTCACACAGTGGAAGATATAGCAAAAGAGTATGGGTGTGATTTGAATACATTGGTTCATGAAATCAACAGGTTCATTCAGGATGAGGATGCCGTAATCAATTAA
- a CDS encoding sigma-54-dependent Fis family transcriptional regulator, which produces MNPPISTLTCEKTMDIVLTAIRELIEYELAVVLSCEGRSRLRVLKAAGPAATKILEGYTFSLEDRKDIAAIVQEGKPYLFDEAEPHVDTYAGVVDFPADHSCMVTPLYLDDTLQGVLTLDHHSCNRFTPQNVRLVGTLSKLISLAIAQSNDKEALEKEHLAILQERNFLLERNAGALSELIGNSVSWNRVKDAAAMVAASQTPVLIQGETGTGKEVVARAVHRLSDRKGGPFIPVNCSAISAGVAESELFGHEKGGFTGAVSSRKGRFELADGGTLFLDEIGDLPLEIQPKLLRALQEKKLERIGGESTISVDVRIIAASHVDLYTAVRENRFREDLYYRLNVFPIRLPPLRERGSDILILAEYFTGQIRARAGHKDLALAPESVDILLQADWPGNVRQLQNTLERAAILSRGGVIRAEHIVADETPEDSFCLPGADLDATALLRFDVMVKAYLQKVLTRTGGKVYGKGGAAEILDLKPTTLHSKLKKYGIR; this is translated from the coding sequence ATGAATCCCCCCATCTCAACCCTGACATGCGAAAAAACCATGGATATCGTTTTAACGGCTATCCGGGAACTCATTGAATATGAACTCGCCGTTGTCCTAAGCTGCGAGGGCAGGAGCAGGCTCAGGGTCCTCAAGGCAGCGGGACCAGCGGCAACCAAAATCCTTGAAGGCTATACCTTCTCCCTGGAGGACCGAAAGGACATTGCCGCCATTGTACAGGAGGGGAAACCCTATCTGTTTGACGAGGCCGAACCCCATGTGGACACTTACGCCGGGGTGGTTGATTTTCCGGCGGATCATTCCTGCATGGTCACCCCCCTTTACCTGGATGACACTCTTCAGGGGGTGCTCACCCTGGACCATCATTCCTGTAACCGGTTTACCCCCCAGAATGTCCGCCTGGTGGGGACCTTGTCCAAGTTGATCTCCCTGGCCATTGCCCAGTCCAACGATAAGGAGGCCCTTGAAAAAGAACACCTGGCCATTCTCCAGGAGAGAAATTTTCTGCTTGAGCGCAACGCCGGGGCCTTAAGCGAACTCATCGGCAATTCGGTAAGCTGGAATCGGGTGAAGGATGCAGCTGCAATGGTGGCCGCCTCCCAGACCCCTGTATTGATTCAGGGGGAAACCGGAACGGGAAAGGAGGTTGTGGCCCGGGCCGTTCACAGGCTCTCTGACCGCAAGGGCGGTCCGTTTATCCCGGTGAACTGCTCTGCCATTTCTGCCGGCGTGGCGGAGAGTGAGCTTTTCGGCCATGAGAAAGGCGGGTTTACCGGTGCGGTTTCGTCCAGAAAGGGGCGCTTTGAACTGGCCGATGGGGGGACCCTCTTCCTGGATGAAATCGGGGATCTTCCCCTGGAAATCCAGCCCAAGCTTCTCCGGGCCCTCCAGGAAAAGAAGCTGGAACGGATTGGCGGTGAATCCACCATCAGTGTGGATGTCCGGATCATTGCCGCAAGCCACGTGGACCTATACACCGCCGTCCGGGAAAATCGCTTCAGGGAAGACCTGTACTATCGGCTGAACGTTTTTCCCATACGGCTGCCGCCCCTGCGAGAGCGGGGCAGCGACATCCTGATTCTGGCCGAATATTTCACCGGGCAGATCCGGGCCAGGGCCGGCCATAAAGACCTGGCCCTGGCTCCTGAAAGTGTTGACATCCTTCTTCAAGCTGACTGGCCCGGCAATGTCCGCCAACTGCAGAATACCCTGGAGCGGGCTGCCATCCTCAGCCGGGGCGGAGTCATCCGGGCTGAGCATATTGTGGCGGACGAAACCCCAGAGGATAGTTTTTGCCTGCCCGGGGCAGACCTGGATGCGACAGCGCTTTTGCGCTTTGATGTCATGGTGAAAGCCTATTTGCAAAAGGTTCTGACCAGAACCGGGGGGAAGGTATATGGTAAAGGTGGTGCAGCTGAGATTCTTGACCTAAAACCCACCACCCTTCACAGCAAGTTGAAAAAATACGGTATCCGGTAA
- a CDS encoding cytochrome c3 family protein, with the protein MKKYFKAILLVAVGFVIAFPVFLMTNFAMLKTSTPEFCSSCHEIQPAYHEWKTSSHANNRRGVVAVCMDCHLPPPEKTIKFLYGKTYHGLKDVVGHFLGDEYDRLENRKAASLSMDNNNCLGCHQNLLYISNRRGGMLAHRSVLYPRAGYEKRCTECHENLVHNRAEFYQYKTF; encoded by the coding sequence ATGAAAAAATATTTTAAAGCAATTTTACTTGTCGCGGTGGGTTTTGTTATTGCATTTCCCGTGTTCCTCATGACAAATTTTGCCATGCTCAAAACCTCCACCCCTGAATTTTGCTCAAGCTGCCACGAAATTCAGCCAGCTTATCACGAGTGGAAAACTTCCAGCCATGCAAACAACAGACGTGGGGTTGTTGCCGTCTGCATGGATTGCCATCTTCCGCCACCTGAAAAAACCATCAAGTTTCTCTATGGCAAAACCTACCATGGGCTTAAGGATGTTGTGGGGCATTTCCTTGGCGATGAGTATGACCGCTTAGAAAACAGAAAGGCCGCATCCCTCAGCATGGATAACAACAATTGCCTGGGCTGTCATCAGAATCTTCTCTATATCTCCAATCGGAGGGGGGGCATGCTGGCCCACAGGTCAGTCCTGTATCCAAGGGCGGGATATGAAAAAAGATGCACCGAATGCCACGAAAATCTTGTGCACAACAGGGCAGAATTTTATCAGTATAAAACCTTTTAA
- the hcp gene encoding hydroxylamine reductase, producing the protein MFCFQCQETAKNKGCTIKGVCGKPEETANLQDLLIFVLKGISVYGEKLKELGAADRSNDDFVAQSLFATITNANWDDARFEAMVMDGLARKDQIRSKFLAAYKEKNNQDFHDALPEAATWTGDLSDFAEKAKTVGVLATENEDVRSLRELLIIGLKGVAAYADHAAILGCQKDEINDFFMEALASTTRDLGVDEMIAMVMKAGETSVNTMALLDQANTTAYGNPEITEVNIGVGKNPGILITGHDLKDMEELLKQTEGTGIDVYTHGEMLPANYYPAFKKYDHFVGNYGGSWWKQNTEFESFNGPILLTTNCLVPLKKTNTYLDRLFTTGVVGYENAVHIADRPEGGTKDFSALIEKAKTCAPPVEIETGTIVGGFAHNQVLALADKVVDAVKSGAIKRFVVMAGCDGRQKDRNYYTQVAENLPKDTVILTAGCAKYRYNKLNLGDIGGIPRVLDAGQCNDSYSLAVIALKLKEVFGLDDINDLPISYDIAWYEQKAVAVLLALLFLGVKGIRLGPTLPAFLSPAVVKVLVEKFNIKPIGTVEEDIAAMMSGN; encoded by the coding sequence ATGTTTTGTTTTCAATGTCAGGAAACCGCCAAAAACAAGGGCTGCACCATAAAAGGTGTTTGCGGCAAACCCGAAGAAACCGCCAACCTCCAGGACCTGTTGATTTTTGTACTCAAAGGGATCTCCGTCTACGGGGAAAAATTGAAAGAACTGGGCGCCGCCGACCGGTCCAACGATGATTTTGTGGCACAGAGCCTGTTTGCCACCATTACTAACGCCAATTGGGACGATGCCAGGTTTGAGGCCATGGTCATGGATGGTCTTGCACGTAAAGACCAGATCCGGTCCAAATTTCTGGCCGCTTACAAAGAAAAAAACAATCAGGATTTTCATGATGCACTGCCGGAAGCTGCCACCTGGACCGGTGATCTGTCGGATTTTGCCGAAAAAGCCAAAACTGTTGGAGTGCTGGCCACGGAAAACGAAGATGTCCGGTCCCTTCGTGAGCTTTTGATCATCGGTTTGAAAGGGGTGGCTGCCTACGCCGACCATGCCGCGATCCTGGGATGCCAGAAAGATGAGATCAACGATTTTTTCATGGAAGCCCTGGCTTCCACCACCAGGGACCTGGGTGTGGATGAGATGATTGCCATGGTCATGAAAGCCGGGGAAACCTCGGTCAACACCATGGCCCTGCTGGACCAGGCCAATACCACGGCCTACGGCAACCCGGAAATCACCGAAGTGAACATCGGCGTGGGCAAGAACCCGGGAATCCTGATCACAGGCCATGATTTAAAGGATATGGAAGAACTGCTCAAGCAGACCGAAGGCACAGGGATTGATGTCTATACCCACGGCGAAATGCTGCCGGCCAACTACTATCCGGCCTTTAAAAAATACGATCATTTTGTGGGCAACTACGGCGGTTCCTGGTGGAAACAGAATACGGAATTTGAATCCTTTAACGGCCCCATCCTGCTGACCACCAACTGCCTGGTACCCCTGAAAAAAACCAACACCTACCTGGACCGGCTCTTTACCACCGGTGTTGTGGGCTATGAAAATGCCGTGCATATTGCAGACAGGCCTGAAGGGGGCACCAAGGATTTTTCAGCCCTGATTGAAAAAGCCAAAACCTGTGCCCCACCTGTAGAGATTGAGACCGGCACCATTGTAGGCGGATTTGCCCATAACCAGGTCCTGGCCCTGGCCGACAAGGTCGTGGATGCGGTGAAATCCGGCGCCATTAAACGCTTCGTTGTCATGGCCGGCTGCGATGGCCGTCAAAAAGACCGCAACTACTATACACAAGTAGCAGAAAACCTGCCCAAGGACACGGTGATCCTCACGGCCGGGTGCGCCAAGTACAGATACAACAAACTGAACCTTGGCGACATTGGCGGCATTCCCCGGGTACTTGATGCCGGCCAGTGCAACGATTCATACTCCCTGGCCGTGATTGCCCTGAAGCTCAAGGAGGTCTTTGGCCTGGATGACATCAACGATTTGCCCATCTCCTATGATATCGCCTGGTATGAGCAAAAAGCCGTGGCCGTACTCCTGGCCCTGCTCTTTCTGGGTGTCAAGGGCATTCGTCTGGGGCCAACCCTGCCGGCTTTTCTTTCTCCGGCCGTGGTCAAGGTTCTGGTTGAAAAATTTAATATCAAGCCCATTGGTACGGTTGAAGAAGACATAGCTGCAATGATGTCGGGTAATTAA
- a CDS encoding Crp/Fnr family transcriptional regulator, whose protein sequence is MDTSLNILEKLDQSEIFKGLTDKAYADVLASGRRLILQPKTILFQQGNSAVNVVLVNRGRLKLTKLNEQGREVILRYIGAGELTAAVAVIKNWNYPVTAEAIEETEAVLWDKPAMMQMMQGYPEITINLLNIILERIDDIQNRYLEVCTEHVDQRIARSLLRIMRRTGSKTNAGIQIDIPLSRQNIADYSGTTLYTVSRTLSAWEKKGWVKSGREKIIITNPHSLVKFSETG, encoded by the coding sequence ATGGATACGAGTTTAAATATACTTGAAAAATTAGATCAATCAGAGATTTTTAAAGGTCTGACCGATAAAGCGTATGCAGATGTGCTGGCGAGTGGGCGAAGGTTAATCTTACAACCCAAAACCATTCTGTTTCAGCAAGGGAATTCGGCTGTAAATGTCGTTCTGGTGAACCGGGGCCGTTTAAAACTGACCAAACTCAATGAACAGGGCAGGGAAGTCATCCTTCGCTATATTGGTGCAGGAGAATTGACGGCCGCTGTCGCTGTCATTAAAAACTGGAACTACCCGGTCACTGCAGAGGCAATAGAAGAAACCGAGGCGGTCCTCTGGGATAAACCTGCAATGATGCAGATGATGCAAGGCTATCCAGAGATTACGATCAATCTGTTAAACATCATTCTGGAGCGTATTGATGATATACAAAACCGTTACCTTGAGGTTTGCACCGAACATGTGGATCAACGGATTGCTCGATCATTATTAAGAATCATGCGGCGGACAGGTTCCAAGACCAATGCAGGGATTCAAATTGATATTCCCTTAAGCCGCCAGAATATTGCCGATTACTCAGGGACAACCTTATATACAGTAAGCCGTACACTCAGTGCCTGGGAAAAAAAAGGCTGGGTCAAGTCCGGACGAGAAAAAATCATCATCACCAATCCCCATTCCCTGGTAAAATTTTCAGAAACCGGATGA
- a CDS encoding (Fe-S)-binding protein, whose amino-acid sequence MGEPAIKIGNKHKSVFKDKVKNLLPAGGNLNACLTCGACSSGCPATGLEGMDPRKFLRMAALGMDEEILSSNWVWMCTMCQRCIHVCPMEINIPQLVYYARQSWPRETRPKGILGSCDAALANESGSAMGTPMDDFVFVVDDVLEEYRESQPEFAEMEAPMDKEGAEFVLNQNSREPVTEPDEMVPLWKILHLAGANWTYTSKGWGGENYCMFLTDDEAWEHLVQQSTDAAHDVGCKTFLNTECGHATYAFRAGLEKFNIKHDFQVASLYQYYAKWIREGKLKVNSDWNKDLKIKFTAQDPCQIVRKSWGDPIADDLRFVVKSVVGEENFIDMTPNKSNNFCCGGGGGFLQSGFKNERLEYGRIKDQQIKATKADYCIAACHNCHAQIHELSEHYGGNYPVVHLWTLICLSLGVLGPNEREYLGDDLKEVNVFHPETAM is encoded by the coding sequence ATGGGTGAGCCAGCAATTAAAATTGGAAATAAGCACAAAAGCGTTTTCAAAGACAAGGTGAAGAACCTTCTGCCGGCTGGCGGAAATCTTAATGCCTGTTTGACCTGCGGTGCCTGCTCTTCAGGATGTCCGGCAACGGGCCTCGAAGGAATGGATCCTAGGAAATTTTTGAGAATGGCCGCTTTAGGTATGGATGAAGAGATCTTAAGCAGCAACTGGGTATGGATGTGTACCATGTGCCAACGCTGTATTCATGTCTGCCCCATGGAGATCAACATTCCCCAGCTCGTTTACTATGCCAGACAATCTTGGCCGAGAGAGACCCGCCCCAAAGGAATTTTGGGATCCTGCGACGCTGCCCTCGCCAATGAATCCGGAAGCGCCATGGGAACCCCAATGGACGATTTCGTGTTTGTTGTGGATGACGTGCTGGAAGAGTACCGAGAATCCCAACCGGAGTTTGCCGAAATGGAAGCCCCCATGGACAAAGAAGGGGCTGAGTTTGTATTGAACCAAAACTCCAGAGAACCTGTGACAGAACCCGATGAGATGGTACCCCTGTGGAAAATTCTGCACTTGGCTGGTGCCAATTGGACTTATACCAGCAAAGGCTGGGGCGGTGAGAACTATTGCATGTTTCTCACCGATGACGAAGCGTGGGAACATCTCGTACAGCAAAGCACCGATGCTGCCCACGATGTGGGGTGCAAAACGTTCCTCAACACCGAGTGCGGGCACGCCACCTACGCATTTCGAGCAGGATTGGAAAAATTCAACATCAAACATGATTTCCAGGTTGCAAGCCTCTACCAATATTATGCTAAGTGGATTCGTGAGGGGAAACTGAAGGTCAACTCCGACTGGAACAAAGATCTCAAGATCAAATTTACAGCACAGGATCCCTGTCAGATTGTCAGAAAATCCTGGGGAGATCCCATTGCCGATGATTTGCGGTTTGTGGTTAAATCCGTTGTCGGAGAAGAGAACTTCATCGATATGACCCCCAACAAATCCAATAATTTCTGCTGTGGAGGCGGGGGCGGTTTTCTCCAGTCCGGTTTCAAGAATGAGCGCCTTGAATACGGAAGAATCAAAGATCAGCAGATCAAGGCAACCAAAGCCGATTACTGCATTGCCGCGTGCCATAACTGTCATGCCCAAATCCATGAATTGAGTGAACATTACGGTGGAAACTACCCCGTGGTTCACCTCTGGACACTTATTTGCCTCTCATTGGGTGTTCTTGGTCCCAATGAGCGGGAGTATCTTGGTGATGATCTAAAGGAAGTCAATGTCTTCCATCCTGAGACCGCCATGTAA
- a CDS encoding multiheme c-type cytochrome produces the protein MKKTVLLALLGCSIMTVSMLWLAEDNAFAEDLLKEKEFRIERSMPKEAMACIQCHKQENPGLFADWAHSRHASANITCYDCHKADERDPDVSQEHYKQYERSDRGVYGTKEYRAPVAAAVTPKDCSRCHPDEVKQYSLSKHANTLDLIWKIDPWLNSGMNSEVERNSGCYYCHGTVLAMKDGKIDPNTWPNTGVGRINMDGSKGSCTSCHTRHRFSVMEARKPEACGQCHLGPDHPQIEIYTESKHGDIYASFGDEFNFNAAPGTWTPGVDYRAPTCAACHMSGSGTVMTTHDTTERLSWELQAPLTVRPADFAAFPANNNWEVERNKMKAVCLQCHGNKWVDDHYTKLDNVVQEYNDVYYTPAKKMLDTLYEKDLITKERYFDEDPELEFYELWHYPGRRARMGTAMMAPDYAWWHGFYECKAIYNKFMENSNELIKHNKKAYKHTDYPNATGARKQGPVTQPK, from the coding sequence ATGAAAAAAACTGTACTGCTTGCATTACTTGGCTGCAGCATAATGACGGTGTCGATGTTATGGCTTGCTGAAGACAACGCCTTTGCTGAAGATCTCCTGAAAGAAAAAGAGTTCAGAATTGAAAGAAGCATGCCCAAGGAAGCCATGGCCTGTATCCAGTGCCATAAGCAGGAAAACCCGGGATTGTTTGCCGATTGGGCCCACAGCCGCCATGCCAGCGCCAATATCACCTGCTACGACTGCCACAAGGCGGACGAGCGGGACCCGGACGTGAGTCAGGAACATTACAAACAATACGAACGCTCTGACAGGGGTGTATATGGAACCAAAGAGTACCGGGCACCAGTGGCTGCAGCCGTAACGCCCAAAGACTGCTCCCGCTGCCATCCGGATGAGGTAAAGCAGTACAGTCTGAGTAAACACGCCAACACCCTGGATCTCATCTGGAAAATTGATCCATGGCTGAATTCCGGCATGAACAGCGAGGTTGAAAGAAATTCCGGCTGCTACTACTGCCACGGCACTGTTCTGGCAATGAAGGATGGAAAAATCGACCCCAATACATGGCCCAATACCGGTGTTGGACGTATCAACATGGACGGAAGCAAGGGAAGCTGCACCAGCTGCCACACCCGACATCGATTTTCAGTTATGGAAGCCAGAAAGCCTGAAGCCTGCGGTCAGTGCCATCTGGGTCCGGACCATCCCCAGATCGAGATCTACACCGAGTCCAAGCATGGCGATATCTACGCCTCCTTTGGCGATGAGTTCAATTTTAATGCCGCCCCTGGAACCTGGACCCCGGGTGTCGACTACCGCGCCCCCACCTGCGCCGCCTGCCATATGTCAGGTTCAGGAACGGTCATGACAACCCACGATACAACGGAAAGACTCTCCTGGGAACTCCAGGCCCCCCTTACCGTTCGCCCCGCAGATTTTGCCGCATTCCCGGCCAACAACAACTGGGAGGTGGAGCGCAACAAGATGAAGGCTGTCTGTCTCCAGTGCCACGGCAACAAATGGGTGGATGACCACTACACCAAACTCGACAATGTGGTTCAGGAGTACAACGATGTTTACTATACACCTGCAAAGAAAATGTTAGATACCCTCTACGAAAAGGATCTTATCACAAAGGAGAGGTATTTTGATGAGGATCCCGAACTTGAGTTCTACGAACTGTGGCACTATCCAGGACGCCGGGCAAGGATGGGAACTGCAATGATGGCACCGGATTATGCATGGTGGCACGGGTTCTATGAATGCAAGGCCATATACAACAAATTTATGGAAAACAGCAACGAGCTGATCAAACACAATAAAAAAGCGTACAAGCACACGGATTATCCCAATGCAACGGGAGCCCGGAAACAGGGTCCGGTGACCCAGCCCAAGTAG
- a CDS encoding peroxiredoxin, with amino-acid sequence MEKSNTMPMLGDTFPEFSAATTHGPMNFPQDLKGQWFVLFSHPADFTPVCTTEFVAFQKRIKAFEDMGVKLIGMSVDQVFSHIKWVEWIEEKLDVEITFPIVAANDAIADKLGMLHPGKGANTVRAVFVVDPESRVRLMLYYPQEIGRNMDEIVRAVKALIQSDKDGVAIPAGWPENELIGDKVIIPPAQDQAEAKKRPGQYDCYDWWFCYRDLK; translated from the coding sequence ATGGAAAAATCCAACACCATGCCCATGCTGGGCGATACCTTCCCCGAATTTTCAGCTGCAACCACCCACGGCCCCATGAACTTCCCCCAGGATTTAAAGGGGCAATGGTTTGTGCTCTTCAGCCATCCTGCGGATTTCACGCCGGTGTGCACCACGGAATTTGTGGCCTTTCAAAAGCGGATCAAGGCCTTTGAAGACATGGGGGTAAAACTCATCGGCATGTCCGTTGATCAGGTGTTCAGCCATATCAAATGGGTGGAGTGGATTGAAGAAAAGCTGGATGTTGAGATCACCTTCCCCATTGTAGCGGCCAATGACGCCATTGCTGACAAGCTGGGCATGCTCCATCCCGGCAAGGGGGCCAATACGGTCCGGGCAGTCTTTGTGGTGGATCCGGAAAGCCGGGTGCGCCTGATGCTCTATTATCCCCAGGAGATCGGCCGGAACATGGATGAAATCGTCCGGGCCGTTAAAGCCCTGATCCAGAGCGATAAAGACGGGGTGGCCATACCTGCCGGCTGGCCGGAAAATGAACTCATCGGCGACAAGGTGATCATTCCCCCGGCCCAGGACCAGGCAGAGGCCAAAAAACGTCCCGGCCAGTATGATTGCTATGACTGGTGGTTCTGCTACCGGGATCTAAAATAA
- a CDS encoding FprA family A-type flavoprotein: MKARKIKEGIYWMGSVDWDSRLFDALVPLPDGTSYNAYLIEGSEKTALIDTVDPPMAQEFMAQLEGIEKIDYIISSHAEQDHSGTIMQVLAKYPKAKLISTPKAKGLLMDHLNIPEDFFISIADGETLSLGNKTLKFIYTPWVHWPETMVTYLEEDKILFSCDFFGSHIASSELFVTDKGRVYEAAKRYFAEIMMPFRNIIKKNLEKLAPYEIEMIAPGHGQIFPEPAFILDAYDEWTLGAPRNTVVIPYVSMHESTRLMVEHLVAALVDKGVRVEQFNLAVTDIGKLAMALVDAATIVVGTPTILAGPHPYAAYAAFLANALRPNTKFLSVVGSYGWGGKTVETLAGMIPNLKVEIVPPVLCKGKPTQEVFKALDDLAVAIAEKHKEQGFK, from the coding sequence ATGAAAGCACGAAAAATTAAAGAGGGTATTTACTGGATGGGATCGGTGGACTGGGACAGCCGTTTATTCGACGCCCTGGTTCCCCTTCCGGACGGAACCAGCTATAACGCCTATCTCATTGAAGGAAGTGAAAAAACGGCATTGATCGATACGGTGGATCCACCCATGGCCCAGGAGTTCATGGCACAGCTTGAGGGTATTGAAAAAATCGATTACATTATCTCAAGCCATGCGGAACAGGACCATTCCGGAACCATTATGCAGGTTCTTGCAAAATACCCAAAAGCAAAACTCATATCCACTCCCAAGGCCAAAGGGTTGCTCATGGACCATTTGAACATCCCGGAAGATTTTTTTATTTCCATAGCCGACGGGGAGACCCTTTCCCTGGGCAATAAAACCCTGAAATTCATCTATACCCCCTGGGTTCACTGGCCCGAGACCATGGTCACTTACCTGGAAGAAGACAAGATTTTGTTCAGCTGCGATTTTTTCGGTTCCCATATTGCTTCAAGCGAGCTTTTTGTTACGGATAAGGGACGGGTCTATGAGGCAGCCAAGCGTTATTTTGCCGAGATCATGATGCCATTCAGAAACATCATCAAGAAAAATCTGGAAAAACTTGCGCCCTACGAAATTGAAATGATCGCACCGGGCCATGGACAAATATTTCCCGAACCCGCCTTTATACTGGATGCCTATGATGAATGGACATTGGGAGCCCCGCGCAACACCGTGGTTATTCCCTATGTGTCCATGCACGAAAGCACCCGACTTATGGTGGAACATCTTGTGGCAGCCCTGGTGGACAAGGGGGTCCGGGTAGAGCAGTTCAACCTGGCCGTAACCGATATCGGCAAACTGGCCATGGCCCTGGTGGATGCAGCCACAATTGTTGTGGGAACCCCCACCATCCTGGCCGGTCCCCATCCCTATGCCGCCTATGCTGCATTTCTGGCAAACGCCCTGCGGCCCAATACCAAGTTTCTTTCCGTTGTCGGCTCCTATGGCTGGGGAGGCAAAACCGTGGAAACCCTTGCCGGAATGATTCCCAACCTTAAGGTAGAGATCGTGCCTCCAGTCCTATGCAAAGGCAAACCCACACAAGAGGTATTTAAGGCACTGGACGATCTGGCCGTTGCCATCGCAGAAAAACACAAGGAACAAGGCTTCAAATAG
- a CDS encoding TIGR03084 family metal-binding protein encodes MKILTPGRQDRYDRETRKESMMETVCSDLKALYQEMDDLVSLLDPDRWRLETPFDHWTVMDQVAHIALFDHEALMAIEEPIRFRERAQRIMDIIRSEVHWPEQLNLFLGLDDPDRLLARWRDTRTRLLGRLQVMTPGDRLSWYGPDMTARSFATARLMETWAHGQDIFDTFRIRRINGASLKHVAHLGVTTFAWSFRIRGLIAPEVRPRVELSGPLGERWEWGEPHGENRVWGDAAEFCLVVTQRRNVADTRLNFQGEHAGQWLSIAQAFAGISQEPPGPGIRTIDYNQSPE; translated from the coding sequence ATGAAAATATTGACACCCGGCAGACAAGACAGGTATGACAGGGAAACCAGAAAGGAAAGTATGATGGAAACCGTATGCTCAGACCTTAAAGCTCTTTATCAGGAGATGGATGACCTGGTCTCCTTACTGGATCCGGACCGGTGGCGCCTGGAAACGCCGTTTGATCACTGGACCGTCATGGACCAGGTGGCCCATATTGCCCTGTTTGACCATGAGGCCCTTATGGCCATTGAGGAACCGATTCGTTTCCGGGAGCGTGCACAAAGGATCATGGACATCATCCGTTCAGAAGTTCATTGGCCGGAGCAGTTGAACCTTTTCCTGGGCCTGGACGATCCAGACCGGCTATTGGCCCGCTGGCGTGATACCCGTACCCGACTGCTGGGCCGACTGCAGGTGATGACCCCTGGGGACCGCCTGTCCTGGTATGGTCCGGATATGACGGCGCGCTCCTTTGCCACGGCCCGGCTGATGGAAACCTGGGCCCATGGGCAGGATATTTTTGACACCTTTCGGATCAGACGGATCAATGGTGCCAGCCTCAAGCATGTGGCCCACCTGGGGGTGACCACGTTTGCATGGAGCTTCAGGATACGGGGGCTGATCGCCCCGGAGGTGAGGCCGCGGGTTGAGCTGTCCGGGCCATTGGGCGAACGCTGGGAATGGGGAGAACCCCATGGGGAAAACCGGGTCTGGGGAGATGCAGCGGAATTCTGCCTGGTGGTTACCCAGAGGCGCAATGTGGCCGACACCCGACTGAACTTCCAGGGGGAGCATGCCGGGCAATGGCTTTCCATTGCCCAGGCCTTTGCCGGTATTTCCCAGGAACCGCCCGGGCCGGGTATCCGGACCATTGATTATAACCAGTCGCCTGAATAA